In the Naumovozyma dairenensis CBS 421 chromosome 4, complete genome genome, one interval contains:
- the HAM1 gene encoding nucleoside triphosphate pyrophosphohydrolase HAM1 (similar to Saccharomyces cerevisiae HAM1 (YJR069C); ancestral locus Anc_1.520), translating to MTSAREIIFVTGNANKLKEVKMILAPSENEPSPSFTIVNEALDLEELQDIDLEAIALAKCKQAVQILGPGRPVFVEDTALRFDEFNGLPGAYIKWFVKSMGLAKIVQMLQPFENKGAEAVTTIVYADGKGQYHTFQGITRGTIVDSRGPTTFGWDSIFQPIEGKGQTYAEMEKKDKNLISQRGRAFAQLKDFLYNSSDNQ from the coding sequence aTGACAAGCGCTAGAGAAATCATATTTGTCACAGGGAATGCCAACAAATTGAAGGAAGTTAAGATGATCTTAGCTCCATCAGAAAATGAACCATCACCATCATTTACTATAGTGAATGAAGCCTTAGATTTAGAGGAATTAcaagatattgatttaGAAGCTATTGCTCTTGCAAAATGTAAACAAGCCGTTCAAATTTTAGGGCCAGGAAGACCTGTTTTCGTTGAAGATACAGCGTTACGTTTTGATGAATTCAACGGATTACCAGGTGCTTATATCAAATGGTTTGTTAAAAGTATGGGACTTGCCAAGATTGTTCAAATGTTACAACCATTCGAAAATAAAGGAGCAGAAGCCGTGACAACAATAGTATATGCGGACGGTAAGGGACAATACCATACCTTCCAAGGGATTACAAGAGGAACCATTGTAGACAGTCGTGGACCAACTACTTTCGGATGGGATTCTATCTTCCAACCCATTGAAGGCAAAGGACAAACGTACGCtgaaatggaaaagaaGGACAAGAACTTGATTTCACAAAGAGGTAGAGCATTTGCCCAATTGAAGGACTTTCTATATAACAGCAGCGACAACCAATAA
- the EMC3 gene encoding ER membrane complex subunit EMC3 (similar to Saccharomyces cerevisiae YKL207W; ancestral locus Anc_1.524), protein MFSFWTLLATGSMGAVAELTLDPQLKYWVLLPISIVMVLTGILRQYITVLIGPKLKTEPRVKLTESQYIIKAQALLGNGSNLSTESFEIRKDYLVKILSEGKYVAKANQSQEGQVPNPFTDPNMSESMMAMAKGNLANFIPQTLIMWWVNHFFAGFVLMKLPFPLTLRFKEMLQSGIMTSDLDVRWVSSISWYFISVVGLNPVYNLLLAENAQDQLGMLQQQGQLDPMMGAPGGPQPADVMKGLANDMTIVQHQSCLDNIESRILKMYAK, encoded by the coding sequence ATGTTCTCATTTTGGACTCTTCTGGCTACTGGCTCAATGGGAGCAGTGGCAGAATTGACACTAGACCCTCAATTAAAATACTGGGTCCTTTTACCAATTTCTATAGTAATGGTTCTCACGGGGATTCTACGTCAATATATTACAGTGCTAATTGGACCAAAATTGAAGACTGAACCAAGAGTAAAACTAACCGAATcacaatatattattaaagcTCAAGCGTTATTAGGGAATGGGTCTAATTTATCAACTGAATCGTTTGAAATTAGGAAAGATTATCTggtgaaaatattaagtGAAGGTAAATATGTGGCGAAAGCGAATCAATCTCAAGAGGGGCAAGTACCAAATCCCTTCACTGATCCTAATATGTCTGAATCTATGATGGCTATGGCAAAGGGTAATTTGGCCAATTTCATTCCACAAACTTTGATCATGTGGTGGGTTAATCATTTCTTCGCAGGATTTgtattgatgaaattaccATTCCCATTAACTTTGAGATTCAAGGAAATGTTACAAAGTGGTATTATGACTTCTGATTTGGATGTTAGATGGGTTAGTAGTATCTCTTGGTATTTCATTTCAGTGGTAGGTTTGAACCCAGTTTATAATTTATTGTTGGCTGAAAACGCACAAGATCAATTGGGAATGTTACAACAACAAGGCCAATTGGATCCAATGATGGGAGCCCCTGGAGGTCCTCAACCAGCGGATGTTATGAAAGGTTTGGCTAATGATATGACTATTGTCCAACATCAAAGTTGCCTAGATAATATCGAATCAAGAATCTTGAAGATGTACGCCAAGTGA
- the NPA3 gene encoding GTPase NPA3 (similar to Saccharomyces cerevisiae NPA3 (YJR072C); ancestral locus Anc_1.523), with product MTMSTVICIGMAGSGKTTFMQRLNSHLRTKKTPPYVINLDPAVLKIPYGANIDIRDSIKYKKVMENYQLGPNGAIVTSLNLFSTKIDQVIKLVEKKKEKYNHCIIDTPGQIECFVWSASGAIITESFASTFPTVIAYIVDTPRNTSPTTFMSNMLYACSILYKTKLPMIVVFNKNDVTNADFAKDWMTDFESFQRAVRDDQELNGDLGMGSGYMSSLINSMSLMLEEFYSQLDMVSVSSFTGEGFDDFLTAVDNKVDEYEEYYKAERERILKAKEEKEKLRKDKSINGLMKDLGLNDKKDGNESDASAEVISDIEAGDGDGLVDRDEDEGVEREYTFPGEERTQGEITEKDTPGLQKRYQEALESVAKTASSETAENIARHLK from the coding sequence ATGACTATGAGCACAGTTATATGTATTGGTATGGCCGGGTCTGGTAAAACCACTTTCATGCAAAGATTAAATTCTCATCTCCGTACCAAAAAGACACCACCATACGTAATCAATTTAGATCCAGCTGTGTTAAAGATTCCATATGGTGctaatattgatattcgTGATTCAATCAAATATAAGAAAGTTATGGAAAATTACCAATTAGGGCCAAACGGTGCCATTGTAACAAGTTTAAATCTTTTCAGTACTAAGATTGATCAAGTGATCAAATTagttgaaaagaaaaaggaaaaatataatcatTGTATCATTGATACGCCGGGACAAATTGAATGTTTCGTATGGAGTGCATCAGGTGCTATTATAACTGAATCGTTTGCTTCAACTTTCCCAACTGTGATTGCTTATATTGTTGATACACCTAGAAATACTTCTCCGACTACTTTCATGAGTAATATGTTGTATGCTTGTTCCATATTGTATAAGACAAAATTACCTATGATTGTTGTTTTCAATAAGAATGATGTTACTAATGCTGATTTTGCAAAAGATTGGATGACTGATTTTGAATCCTTCCAAAGGGCTGTTAGAGATGATCAAGAACTAAATGGTGATTTAGGAATGGGATCAGGATACATGAgttctttaattaattctatGTCTTTAATGTTAGAAGAATTTTATTCTCAACTAGATATGGTTAGTGTTTCAAGTTTTACTGGTGAAGGATTTGATGATTTCTTAACTGCTGTGGATAATAAAGTAGATGAATATGAGGAATATTATAAGGCAGAAAGGGAAAGAATTTTAAAGgctaaagaagaaaaggaaaaattgagaaaggataaatcaattaatggaTTGATGAAAGATCTTGGGTTGAATGATAAAAAGGATGGTAATGAAAGTGATGCTAGTGCAGAAGTAATAAGCGATATAGAGGCAGGTGATGGTGATGGATTAGTTGATCGTGATGAAGACGAAGGTGTTGAAAGAGAATACACATTTCCTGGTGAAGAAAGAACACAAGGTGAAATCACTGAAAAAGATACACCAGGCCTGCAAAAAAGGTACCAGGAAGCACTTGAAAGCGTTGCCAAGACAGCAAGCAGTGAAACAGCTGAGAATATAGCACGTCATCTCAAATAA
- the CBT1 gene encoding Cbt1p (similar to Saccharomyces cerevisiae CBT1 (YKL208W); ancestral locus Anc_1.525) has translation MPKIPFTTSFKQKNRVLFKGVKVPKFVQWSERNQKNDFQHLERQIEKDIAFKRYTTYLSEFNTFFIFTWRTKEDYILNKDYYWNLFFRKGFNSGSLNSKIGSLFLSQRLNNTVFQKCLKIDFLKPRTEYRLFLQNNTDVEGLEEVINYTQTNRDLQLHCVGMNVNPHAKSPMLGTLKYIQPLLEESNNLYKNIDYLKLLEIAKMQPSDEPGKVKIKYLLQLLAKSKLSSPKLVDDGRYLIFC, from the coding sequence atgcCGAAGATCCCTTTTACCACTTCATTCAAACAGAAAAATAGAGTTCTCTTCAAAGGTGTTAAAGTCCCAAAATTTGTGCAATGGAGTGaaagaaatcaaaagaaTGATTTCCAGCATTTGGAACGGCAGattgaaaaagatattGCATTCAAAAGATATACTACATATCTCTCAGAATTTAATacatttttcatcttcacgTGGCGGACAAAAGAAGACTATATACTAAACAAAGATTACTATTGGAATTTGTTTTTCCGTAAGGGATTTAATTCAGGATCTTTAAATAGTAAAATAGGCTCATTATTTCTAAGTCAAAGGTTAAATAATACAGTTTTCCAAAAGTGTTTAAAAATAGATTTTCTAAAACCAAGAACAGAGTATAGATTATTTTTACAAAACAATACTGACGTTGAAGGTCTTGAAGAAGTAATTAATTACACGCAAACGAACAGAGATTTACAACTGCATTGTGTTGGAATGAATGTGAATCCACATGCTAAGTCGCCAATGTTAGGtacattaaaatatatcCAGCCATTGTTGGAAGAATCTAATAATCTATACAAgaatattgattatttgaaattgctTGAAATTGCAAAAATGCAACCATCAGATGAACCAGGCAAAGTAAAGATAAAGTACTTACTGCAACTACTAGCCAAAAGTAAATTATCTTCGCCGAAGTTAGTAGATGATGGTAgatatttaatattctGCTGA
- the LIA1 gene encoding deoxyhypusine monooxygenase (similar to Saccharomyces cerevisiae LIA1 (YJR070C); ancestral locus Anc_1.521), with product MSTNFEKHYQKAVEENNLEQLRDILVNKDSVLSNRFRALFNLKCVAEQFKINPSDAKKAVDYMAETFGDKSELLKHEVAYVLGQTKNMDSTDILRKVMLDADQQPMVRHEAAEALGALGAQVALEDLQKCLKEDPHPAVQQTAELAIARINWEHSPAHESERLQESLYCSTDPAPPLSLETQMSIPDLQTLLNDQKAPIFERYRAMFRLRDLGSTEAIDALASGFADPSPLFKHEIAYVFGQMGNPLAVPCLVEVLGRMEEAPMVRHEAAEALGAIATPEVVPVLKQYLNDEVDVVRESAIVALDMYEYENSNQLEYAPTA from the coding sequence atgTCTACCAACTTCGAAAAGCATTACCAAAAGGCCgttgaagaaaacaacTTGGAACAATTGAGAGATATCTTGGTCAACAAGGATTCTGTCTTATCTAACAGATTCAGAGCTTTATTCAACTTGAAATGTGTTGCTGAACAATTCAAGATCAACCCATCGGACGCTAAGAAGGCGGTTGATTACATGGCTGAAACTTTCGGTGACAAGAGTGAATTATTAAAGCACGAAGTCGCTTACGTTTTAGGTCAAACTAAGAACATGGATTCCACTGACATCTTGAGAAAAGTTATGTTGGATGCCGATCAACAACCAATGGTTAGACATGAAGCTGCTGAAGCTTTAGGTGCTTTAGGTGCTCAAGTTGCCTTAgaagatttacaaaaatgtTTGAAGGAAGATCCTCATCCAGCTGTTCAGCAAACTGCTGAATTGGCTATTGCCAGAATTAACTGGGAACATTCTCCAGCTCATGAATCTGAAAGATTACAAGAATCCTTATATTGTAGTACTGATCCAGCTCcaccattatcattagaaaCCCAAATGAGTATCCCAGATTTACAAACTCTATTGAATGATCAAAAGGCTCCAATTTTCGAAAGATATAGAGCTATGTTCAGATTGAGAGATTTAGGTTCCACTGAAGCTATTGATGCTTTAGCTTCTGGTTTTGCTGATCCATCTCCATTATTCAAGCATGAAATTGCTTACGTTTTCGGTCAAATGGGTAATCCATTAGCTGTCCCATGCCTAGTTGAAGTTTTAGGTCGTATGGAAGAAGCTCCAATGGTTAGACATGAAGCTGCTGAAGCCTTAGGTGCCATTGCTACTCCAGAGGTTGTTCCAGTCTTGAAACAGTATTTGAACGATGAAGTTGATGTCGTTAGAGAATCTGCTATCGTTGCTTTAGACATGTACGAATATGAAAACAGTAATCAATTGGAATACGCTCCAACTGCTTAA